The nucleotide sequence ATGACACAGAGGAACCGGGCAGGTATGTTTCCTCTgagtttttaaaacacacatctgCTTACCTGGATATGATTTTACACTTTGAAAGTTCCGTCTTAATAATTGTGTCTTTTCTGTGTTGAATCAGTGATTTATCAGAGCAGATTAAAGCAGCCACTAAGGACACCCACATCAGAGCTGAAAACACAGAGCTCATGTTGAGTTATCAGAAGGGAGAGGTCACCCTGCTGCAGTACAAGGTAAGCTCTGTTCACTATCTGGCTTGACTTTAACACATTTGTGGTCATAAAGAAAGTCCTGAGCAGTGAATAATCCAGTTTATGCTTCTGTCAGGTCCTGCTGTGTTCCCTGTACGAGATCTACAAGGCACTAGAGGAGGAGCTGGACAGAAACTCTTCCCATCCAGCTGTTGCCCCGATATACTTCCCCCAGGAACTCGCCCGTGTGGAATCTCTGGAAAGAGACCTGGAGTATTTTTTCGGCTCAGAGTGGAGAAAGAGGGTGATTGTTCCCGCAGCCACACAGAGATATGAACAGAGACTACGACAGGTGAGCGCAAGAGAAGACATTCACTCAATATTCAGGGTGGGACTGTTgtgaaatgatttattaatgtaaaTGCACTCTTTTACAGGTTGGTAGGGAGAACCCGGGGCTTTTGGTGGCCCACGCCTACACTCGCTATCTTGGCGATCTGTCAGGAGGACAAGTGCTGGGGAAAATTACCCAGAAATCTCTCGGCCTGAGCAGCAAAGAGGGGCTTTCGTTTTTCTCCTTCCCTGGCGTGACCAGCCCCAACCGCTTCAAGCAGCTGTACAGGAGCCGCATGAACAGCATCGAGCTGAcggaggaggagaaggcgaAGTTGCTGGAGGAGGCGGTTGCTTCCTTTGAGTTCAACATCCAGGTAGGGCTgcacaaaatcaaatattgaccaaatacctcgatatcaatattgcaacaatattgtagggatgactattggtactttcacaaaatgtttacaCAATGAGTAGTCATCAGTAATGTGTATATAATGAGTAAGTGAGTAAAGAtgaataatagaacagctagaacagtctgttaagttcagaaaatgacatcactttactgtaatgcagcctttaaaaccaggaaaagaacaaTTATGCCATGTcatgatatccaaaatctaaaacGATATCTActctcatatcatgatattgatattaTGTTGATGTATTGCTCAGCTTTACATCCAGGGTGAGAAATTGAGAAATTAAAGAGCAGATGTAAAGTCTGAATTAACTTCAGAGATGAACAATGTGGAGTCACTTTTGGCAACAAAAGTGAAACTATTGAAAAGAGGAACCTGATCTGAGCAGAAACATGCAGAGCAAGCATGTTAAAGAACTTGCTGACTATTTTTCTGCCTTGCCCCCCTGCCCCAGGTTTTTGATGACTTACAGAAAATGCTGAGTGTCACAACAGAGACGGTGGACCAATCAAAGAACAACATCGTCAACTTCCCTTCTTCACCCATCATGCAGTTCACTGTGGGATTGTGCGTCGCACTGGCCACTATTGGAGTGGGAATCTACGCCGTGTAGTCTTTGCCAGCACTTGCAGTTGATATGCACATACAGCACTTTATTCACATTACATAACGCAACAAATGAAGACTGAAATTTGTCTCATCCATTAACTAGAGAATCACAGCTGAAACAGTGATTTACTCAAATGTAATGTACTTGTCAAATgtaatttgtatatattttatcaaTCTTACATTAACATTGTCTTCATAACTCATCTTTTTTGATTTTAGTGTCTgataaaatttgaatttgaacaaGTCTACAGCCGAGCTCTCCATGGCTGTACTTTAGCGCAGCGGTGCGTCAAGCAGATGTCGGCATGCTAACAATGTTCAGAGCACGTCATCATGATTATATTCTTCATATGTTATCAATCTTTAATTTTGTCATCCcgattctcattttcattttgccaTTTGCATCTGTTCTGTACAAACAGCATCTACTGCATTCTGTCCatcctgagagagagaaagatccCTCTTCTGTTGCTCTTCCATCTGTTCTGTTTCTACTTATCCAATTTCAGGGTCTATGTTGTTGATATTGTAAAGCCTCTTGAGGCTAAactgtgatattgggctatataaataaaactgacttgacatGCCAACATTTTACTAATTAGTAATAAACAAGCTGAGGATGATGTAATTGTAAGTTTTTTCAATGATTTGTTAATAAACTTAATTTCATGGATATCCATCCAGTAGTCATCATCATTATTCACTCAAAACCATGAATGgaaacctgctggtggtgctgaaGGTGAAGTCAGGGGATCGTTAAAGCATGGCTAAAAACTTCAAGTCTCAGTGTGATTTCAAATACTTTAATTCTTTACAGAGCATGCAGACACTTGACATCACCTCTGTGTTGATACAAAGCATCATTACCAGCTGAACAGTGACACCCTAAACATGTTTTCAAGTTTACATCCTGATCCATGTAATCAGACAGTTGCTGCAATGAATCCAGATCCGACAGTTTCAAACAGGTTTCAGAAGAGATTAAGACGTCTACTTGCAAATACAGAAGAGCACGAATAGGAAAAAACTATTTACATCAAGAACAATATGGATATGTGTTAGAGCTCGGTCTGCTCTACTTGACTCTgtagagcacttttctctgcaTGCGGTGTTGAAGCTCTCCCCTCCTCAACATCAGGTGGAGGACTTTGAAGATGGCGTGCTCTGGATACTTCTGCAGAGAGGTGAACAGAGGAGATTATTCACCGGACTCAGAACTAAATGATCATTAAGTTGTTGAATTgctttttaaatcaaacaagaGACTCAATTACTGGACTGAAACATGtattcttttgtctttttggaAACAGTTACTTCCCATATTCATGGAACACAGGAGAGCTGACAGAGACTCAAGTCCAGGAAGCTATTTGGTTCCATATCTACCcgttattttctctttcagaaGAAATCCAGATAGCCTAaagctgtgtgtgagtgttttaaTGTACTTTATGTGTCGTTGTCCTCTCTTATGATTTTCTCAGACTGACCTGTTTGGTGAAGTCTTGGACGATGCTGTGCTCGGACACCTGTGAGCCGATAGCAAAGCGTCTCTTCAGCTGCTTCTCAATGCGTGAGATCATTTCCTGATCCTCCTGAGTAGTGAAGCCCTCCACTCctgcaaaaaaaagcaatacaCGGTCACTCTAACCATTTGAACGGTTTATGATTTATAACTATTAGCtgtttattcattacttttaacAATTTAACCAGAACCTTTAGCTAACTGTTCTGTTCAGCTGCTACAGGTCATGTATGTAGTTTTACTTTACAATGCTGAAAGTCAAATACCACAGATGTTTATATGTTCATgtaataaacacacacctgacaggCCGCCGGACAGAGCAGCGTCCAGTGTGGAAACCTGGAAGAGTCTGAGGGCCTCGTCAATCTCTTCTTCTCCAGCCACGGCCTGCAGCTTCATCTTGGCCAGAGACTCTGAGATCCGCACAACAGCCTCCAGCTGCCTGAAAAAGCAGAAGCATTAATGATTACTGGAGAGCATCGAAAGCGGAGTAAAACATACATGTTCATCACTGATGTGTAAGATGTAAAAGATGAAAAGACGACATATTAAAATACCTGACGGTGATGGGGATGGAGGGTCTTTTGTCGGTCTCTCTTTCATGCTCTCTTGCGCCGCTTCTCATCACCACGTATCTGTTTTTCAGCTTCTCcgcagctgcagcagacagccGAGGGCCACATTTACTGTAAGCAAAC is from Thunnus maccoyii chromosome 18, fThuMac1.1, whole genome shotgun sequence and encodes:
- the hmox1a gene encoding heme oxygenase 1a translates to METMKSARKYDTEEPGSDLSEQIKAATKDTHIRAENTELMLSYQKGEVTLLQYKVLLCSLYEIYKALEEELDRNSSHPAVAPIYFPQELARVESLERDLEYFFGSEWRKRVIVPAATQRYEQRLRQVGRENPGLLVAHAYTRYLGDLSGGQVLGKITQKSLGLSSKEGLSFFSFPGVTSPNRFKQLYRSRMNSIELTEEEKAKLLEEAVASFEFNIQVFDDLQKMLSVTTETVDQSKNNIVNFPSSPIMQFTVGLCVALATIGVGIYAV